A genomic segment from Corylus avellana chromosome ca5, CavTom2PMs-1.0 encodes:
- the LOC132182270 gene encoding zinc-finger homeodomain protein 2-like isoform X2: MDLSVIPYKHVVKSDNEKEDDDVVEEDDKTARRFDKDGEPVVMNPKATVKAVLKYRECMRNHAASMGGHASDGCGEFMPRGGGDPRESLTCAACGCHRNFHRREVRSPRLPPTTTMLFYNAGPTVAYDGYRRHHDGHDGCGGGDRRSETPERVGPRASAKRFRTKFTQEQKDKMLEFAERIGWRIQRHDDVALNQFCSEVGVKRNVLKVWMHNNKNAHRRREDAHQSPPQPPPPPQAG, translated from the exons ATGGACTTAAGCGTGATACCCTACAAACACGTAGTCAAGTCCGACAATGAGAAGGAGGACGACGACGTCGTGGAGGAGGACGACAAGACGGCTCGCCGGTTCGACAAAGACGGCGAACCGGTGGTGATGAACCCCAAGGCGACCGTCAAGGCTGTTCTGAAGTACAGGGAGTGCATGCGCAACCACGCGGCGTCCATGGGCGGCCACGCCAGCGATGGGTGCGGCGAGTTCATGCCGCGCGGTGGAGGAGACCCGCGCGAGTCGCTCACGTGCGCCGCATGCGGATGCCACCGGAACTTCCACAGGAGGGAGGTGCGGTCTCCTCGGCTGCCGCCGACTACGACGATGTTGTTTTACAATGCGGGGCCCACCGTGGCCTATGACGGCTATCGTCGTCATCATGATGGTCACGATGGCTGTGGTGGTGGGGATCGACGGTCGGAGACGCCGGAGAGAGTAGGGCCGAGGGCGAGTGCGAAGAGGTTCAGGACAAAGTTCACGCAGGAGCAGAAGGATAAGATGCTGGAGTTCGCGGAGAGGATCGGGTGGAGAATTCAGAGGCACGATGACGTGGCGCTCAATCAGTTCTGCTCCGAGGTCGGCGTCAAGCGCAACGTGCTCAAAGTGTGGATGCACAACAACAAGAATGCACACCGCCGCAGAGAAGACGCGCACCAGTCGCCACCTCAACCGCCACCGCCACCGCAAGCT GGCTAA
- the LOC132182270 gene encoding zinc-finger homeodomain protein 2-like isoform X1 gives MDLSVIPYKHVVKSDNEKEDDDVVEEDDKTARRFDKDGEPVVMNPKATVKAVLKYRECMRNHAASMGGHASDGCGEFMPRGGGDPRESLTCAACGCHRNFHRREVRSPRLPPTTTMLFYNAGPTVAYDGYRRHHDGHDGCGGGDRRSETPERVGPRASAKRFRTKFTQEQKDKMLEFAERIGWRIQRHDDVALNQFCSEVGVKRNVLKVWMHNNKNAHRRREDAHQSPPQPPPPPQAVGV, from the coding sequence ATGGACTTAAGCGTGATACCCTACAAACACGTAGTCAAGTCCGACAATGAGAAGGAGGACGACGACGTCGTGGAGGAGGACGACAAGACGGCTCGCCGGTTCGACAAAGACGGCGAACCGGTGGTGATGAACCCCAAGGCGACCGTCAAGGCTGTTCTGAAGTACAGGGAGTGCATGCGCAACCACGCGGCGTCCATGGGCGGCCACGCCAGCGATGGGTGCGGCGAGTTCATGCCGCGCGGTGGAGGAGACCCGCGCGAGTCGCTCACGTGCGCCGCATGCGGATGCCACCGGAACTTCCACAGGAGGGAGGTGCGGTCTCCTCGGCTGCCGCCGACTACGACGATGTTGTTTTACAATGCGGGGCCCACCGTGGCCTATGACGGCTATCGTCGTCATCATGATGGTCACGATGGCTGTGGTGGTGGGGATCGACGGTCGGAGACGCCGGAGAGAGTAGGGCCGAGGGCGAGTGCGAAGAGGTTCAGGACAAAGTTCACGCAGGAGCAGAAGGATAAGATGCTGGAGTTCGCGGAGAGGATCGGGTGGAGAATTCAGAGGCACGATGACGTGGCGCTCAATCAGTTCTGCTCCGAGGTCGGCGTCAAGCGCAACGTGCTCAAAGTGTGGATGCACAACAACAAGAATGCACACCGCCGCAGAGAAGACGCGCACCAGTCGCCACCTCAACCGCCACCGCCACCGCAAGCTGTTGGAGTCTAA